In the genome of Salana multivorans, the window GGTGATGCCGATGCCGCGGTCCAGGAGGAGTCGCTCGTCGGCCGGCGACATCCCCTCGGCGTTGTCGACGACGTGGGGCAGCACGCCGGCGTCGGCGAGCGCGGGCCAGAACCGGTTCCCCCGCCGGGCGAAGTGCGCGCCGGCCGCGGCCGAGTACAGGCCGGGGTTGATCCCGACGAGGAGCAGCCGGACGCCCGGCCCGACGAGGTCGGGGACCTCCGCGCCGTGGAAGGCGAGCAGCTCCTCGCGGGTGAATCCCATGCGTCCAGTGTGACGCGTCGGACGCGGCGGTGGCGGGGGCCGTGACCTTCGGCCCGGGTGCGGGATCGGCCCCTGGGGAAGGGTGGAGGGATGGACGTCGCCGCCTTCCTCGCCCGGCTCGATGCGATCCTCGGCGCTCAGGAGGGGCCGGAGCGCGCGGCGAGCTTCCTCGACGACGCGCTGGCGACCGCACGCGCCGAGTCGGACCGCGGGGGCGAGCTGACCGTCCTCAACGAGCTCCTGGGCTTCCTCCGGGTGACGGGCCGGCACGGCGAGACGGCCGGCGTCGCCGACCGCGCCCTCGAGCTGCTCGACGAGCTCGGCGCGGCGGGGTCCGAGGCGGGCGTGACGACGCGGATCAACGCGGCGACGGCGCTGCGGGCGGCCGGTGACCCCGTGCGCGCGCGTGAGCTCTACGGCCTCGCGCTGGCCGACGCCGAGCGGACGCTGCCGCCGCTGGACCGCCGCCTGGCGGCGCTGCACAACAATCTCGCGCTGCTGTTCTCCGACCTCGGCGACCACGACCGCGCGCGCGAGGAGCTGACCGAGGCCCTCGCCATCCTGCGCGGCGGCTCGACCGACCGGGACCGGGACACCGAGATCGCCTCGACGCTCGTCAACCTCGCGCTGGCCCGGTTCGCCTCCGCGTCCGGCGAGGCGGGAGAGGACGCGCTCGCGCGGGCCGAGCTGGCCGAGGCGCTCGAGGTCTTCGACCGGGTCGGCGCCGTCGACCCGCACCTGGCGTCGGCGCTCGCCGCGCTCGGACAGGCCGAGGCGCGGGCCGGGCGGACGCGGGAGGCGGCGGCCGCGTACGCGCGCGCGCTCGCGATCGTCGAGGTCTGCTTCGGCCGGGACAGCGACGCCTACCGCGTGACGGCCCAGAACCTCGCCGCCGTCGGGGGCGACGCCGAGGCGCTGCCGTCGCCGGCTTCCACGCCGTCACCGGTGTCCACGCCGTCGCCGGTCTCCACACCGAGCGGTGCCCCGTCGTCGATGAGCGGGCTCGACCTCTCCCGCGCGTACTGGGAGGCCTACGGCCCCGACCTCCTCGCGCGCTTCCCTGACCAGGCGCCGCGGATCGCCGTCGGACTCGTCGGGCACGGGTCGGAGTGCTACGGCTTCGACGACGGGCTCTCCCGCGATCACGACTTCGGCCCGGAGCTGTGCCTCTGGCTCACGGCCGAGGACCACGACGCGATCGGCGCCGACCTCCAGGCCGCCTACGACGCGCTGCCGCGGGAGTTCCTCGGCTTCACCCGGCCGAGCGACGACGAGCGCACCCCGCGGTCCCGCGGCGCGAACCGGCGTCGCGGTGTCTTCGAGATCGGCGCGTTCTTCGAGTCGATCACGGGCTACCGCGAGGCGCCGCCGGCCGAGCGTCCGCACGAGTGGCTCATGCTGCCCGAGGCCACGCTCGCCGCCGCGACGAACGGCGCCGTCTTCCGCGACCAGCTCGGCGTCCTCTCCGCGACGCGGCAGGGGTTCAAGCAGATGCCAGACGACGTCCGGCTCGCCCTCGTCTCCCGTCGTCTCGGGATGATCGCGCAGGCGGGTCAGTACAACGTCCCGCGGATGATCGAGCGCGGCGACGGCGGGGCCGCCTGGCTCGCGATCGCCGAGACGGCGAGCGCCGCCGCGTCGCTGGTGTTCCTCGTCAACCACCCGGCGCGGGTCGGGTACCTGCCGTACTACAAGTGGCAGATGGCCGCGCTGCGCCGGCTCTCGGGACGGCTGATCGCCCGGCTGCCCGGCGTCGTCGACACGCTCGAGGACATCCTGCGACTGGCGTCGGCCGCGTGCTTCCCGACCTCCTCGGCCTTCCCGACGCCGGGCGCGCTCGCCGAGCCCGCGGCGGCGGGGGAGCTGGTCGCCGGGCTGATCGAGGATCTCGCGGCTCAGGTCGTCGCAGACTTCCGCGCCCGACGCTGGACCACCTCCGACGAGACGTTCCTCGAGTGGCAGCGACCTCACGTCGAGGCGGCCATCACCACCGAGTGGCTGCGGAGCCTGTGATGGTCGGGCGGGAGACGGTCGACCTCGCCGAGCGGGTCGTCGCGCACGAGTTCGCGCAGTTCCAGCTGACGCGCAACGACGGCGGCCGGGCGGCGTGCCAGGACGACTGGCCGACCTTCCACCAGATGCGGCTGGCGCAGTTCCTCACCTGGACGCCCGGGATGCTGCGCTCGTACGAGGCGGACCTCGACCACGCGGACGCCGTCGGACGCAACCTCGTGACCGAGAAGTACGCCCGGATGATGGCCAGCACCGAGCCGGAGCGCTACCGCGTGGAGCTCGCCCCGCACCTGCCGGAGCTGGACCCCGGCCTGCTCCCGACCATCGAGTCGGTCGTCGCGCGCCAGGTGGCGTGGGCGCGGGAGTTCCGCGCGGCGTATCCCCGGCTGGGGCGCGCGATGCGCCTCCTGACGAGCTCGGAGGACCGGATCGACGACACGTCGTTCGAGACCTACCTGCGCGGCGAGCTGCTCACGTACTCGCCGCGGACCCTCGCGCTGTACGCGGACCTCGTGGCCGACCTCGCCGCGCGCGGGGAGAACCTCACGACCCGGACGCTGCACTGGACCGTCCTGCTGAGCGGCTACGAGGACCTGGACGAGGCCGAGGCGGCCCAGGAGTAGGCGGCTCAGGCGTCGGTGCTGGCCGCGCCCGTCACCGGCGGCAGCGAGGACCACGGGAACATGATCCAGGCCTCCGTGTTCTTCCACGTGTAGTCGGGGACGACGATCGACGTCGGCTTCGTGTAGATCACCGCGCTGCGCACGTCGGCGCCCCGCTCGGCGATGAGCTGGAGGACGAGCAGGAGGGTGCGGCCGGAGTCCGCGACGTCGTCGACGACGAGCACCCGCTTCCCGGCGAGCTCGTCGACGTCGAGGGCGGGCGCGAGGACCTGCGGCTCGTCCAGCGTCGCGCCGACACCCGTGTAGAACTCGACGTTCATCGTCCCCATCGCCTTGGCGTCGAGGGCGTAGGCCAGCGCACCGGCGGGCACGAGACCGCCGCGCGCGATCGCGACGGTGATCTCCGGCTCCCAGTGGGAGGCGGCGACCATCCGCGCCAGGTCGCGCACCGCGTGGCCGAAACCGGCCCAGGTGAGGACCTCGCGGTCGGGGTAGTCCTCTGACGTGGGGAATCGCTCCATGCCGGGAGGGTATCGGGGATGATGGCTCGCGTGAGGCTCATGAGACGGCGCGGTGCTCGGGCGGAGCAGCCGGACGACGCCGGACGGGCCGGGGCCGCCGACCCCGGACGCCACGACGCGCCGGGGCACCCGACCCCTCCAGAGGAGGACGCGGACCTGCTCGTCACGACGGAGTCGGGCGTCCTGCGCGGCGTCCGGCTCAGCCCGCCGGAGCGGGTGCCCGGCGGCGTCCTCGCCTGGCGCGGCATCCCGTACGCGGCCCCCGTCGAGGGCGCGCTCCGCTGGCTCGGTCCGCGGCCCCCGGTGCCGTGGGAGGGGGTGCGGGACGCGAGCCGGTTCGGCCCGGCCTGCGTCCAGCCGCCCGGGCGGGGGATCGCCGAGGAGGACCAGTCGTGGGACTGCCTCACGCTCAACGTCGCGCGGCGGGCCGAGACGGCGGAGGGGCTCAAGCCGGTCGTCGTCTTCCTCCACGGCGGGTCGAACTCGGGCGGCTCGGCGTCCTACCCGCTGTACGGCGGGATGCCGTTCCTCGCCTCGGACGACATCGTCTACGTGACCGGCAACTACCGGCTCGGCCCGTTCGGCTTCCTCGACCTCACCGAGCTCTCGACGCCCGAGCGGCCGATCGAGCGCAACCTCGGGCTGCGTGACCAGCTCGCGATCCTGCGGTGGGTGCAGCGCAACATCGCGGCGTTCGGCGGGGACCCGTCGCGCGTGACGCTCGCCGGCCAGTCCGCCGGGGCGCTGGGCGTGGTGTCGCTGCTCGCGATGCCGGCGGCGGCCGGTCTGTTCCAGGCCGCGGTGGCGCAGTCGCCGCCGGCCGCGTGCGTGTCGTCGCCCGAGGCGGCGCGGCGCCGCGGACGGTGGGTGGTCGAGGCGCTGCTGGCCGGTGCGGGTGGGACCGACGACGGCGGCGACGATGCGGCGGACGGCGGCGAGCTGCCGGACGGGCCGGGCCCCCGGATCGTCGAGACGGTGGCGGCCGGCGATCCCGGCGACGACGCGATCGACGTCGTCGAGCTGCTCCTGACCATCCCGGCGCGCCGGCTGCTCGAGGTGGCGGACGCGGCGCTCGCGCGCGAGCAGGAGGAGTGGCCCGGCGTGCTCTCGTACTGCTCGGTGGTCGCGGACGGGCCGGGGGAGGTGCTGCCGGAGCGCCCGCTCGACGTGCTCGCGTCGGGGCGGGGGCACGCGGTACCGCTCCTCGTCGGGACCACCGACAACGAGGGGCTCGTCTTCACCAAGGTGGAGAAGCGGCCGCCGGAGGAGATGGTGGAGGCGCTCCTGCGGGCGACGGACAACGCGCCGGAGCCCCTGCTCGACGCCTACCCGGGGTTCCCGTCCCGCCGCGCGGCGGCGCAGGTGATCGGCGACTTCCTGTTCTGGGCGCCGACGCTCGCGGTGGCCGAGGGACACGCGCGCATCGCGCCGACCTGGATGTACCGGTACGACTTCGCGACGCCGTTCATCTCGGCGATCGGGCTCGGTCCGACGCACGGGACCGATCTCATGGCGACGTTCGGGCGACGCAACTCGACGCTCGGGCGCCGGGCGAACCTGCTCGGCGGTGGCCGGCGGCTGGACGTCGTCGGCGGGGCGATGCAGTCGACGTGGCTCGACCTGGCCGTGCGCGGGCGCGAGCGGTGGCCGCGGTTCGTCGTCGACGGCGGGGAGGGGGAGCCCGCCCGGGCGACGCTGGTCCTCTCCGACCGCGCCCGGGTCGAGCTCGACCCGCACGCGTCCCGGCGCCGCGCCTGGCGGGGGTTCCGCTACTACGACTGAGCCGCGGCCGAGCCGCGCCTAGGCTGTCGACGTGCCGCCACCCGTCCAGTTCGCTCGACGCGTGGCGCTGCGGCACGGGGTGCGGGGCGCCCACGCGGAGGAGATCACCGGCCTGGGGTCGGAGAACCACGTCGTCGTCGTGGGGGAGGACGCCGAGCGCGTGGTCGTCCGGTTCGCGCGCGACCGCTCGAAGCCCGCGGTGTTCGCGTCCGAGGCCTGGTGCGCCCGCCGCTCGGCGACGGCCGGCGTGCCGACCGCCGAGATCCTCGCGACGGGCACGCTGGACGGCATCGACTACGGCGTGCAGGAGCTGGTCCCCGGGCGGCCGGCCGCCACCGGACCGGCTGCCTGGGAGACGCTCGGCGCGTACGCCGCCGCGATCCACCGGATCGTGCCGGACGGCGACGCGCCCGACGCGCTGTTCACCCGGTTCGGCCGGGACCCGGCGGCCGCGTGGCACTCCCACCTCGCCTACAACCTCGACCGCCTGACCGACGACGACGACGTGCTGCTGCGTCTGGGCGCCTACTCGGTGGCGGAGCGCGCCGAGATCCGCGACCGCGCGGCCGCCCTGCGGGACGTGCCGTTCTCGTTCGGGCTGAGTCACGGAGACCTGTCGGTGCGCAACCTTCTCGTGCGGACGGACGGTCCGCCGGTGCTTCTCGACTGGGGGTGCGCCAGCTTCGGGCCGGCGCTGTACCTGGACCTGCTGGCGCTCGAGCGCGAGCGGGACACCACCGGCCACCCGTCGGCAGAGGAGATGGACGCGTTCGTCGCCGGCGCCGAGGCCGATCGCTCGGTGATCGCGACCGTGCTGCCGGCGTTCCGGCTCGTCCAGCGGCACGACCTGGTGCGCTGGGCGCTCGAGCGCCGTCCCGACCGGCTCGACGAGTCGGTGAGCGGCCTCCGTGCGGCGCTGGCGATGGAGTGAGCGCTCGCGGGAGGATCGGCGGGCGCGGTGCCGGTCGATCCGCCCGCGAGCCGAGGGACGAGGAACGAGGACGGGAGCGACGGATGCAGCGCGAGATCGTCATGGTGCGGCACGGCGAGGCCTACAACACCGCGGAGCCCGACGGTCTGCGCGAGGTGCGGGACCACGCCAACCCACCGCTCACGCCGCTCGGCGAGGCGCAGGCCGCGGCGGCGGCGCGGCCGGTCGCGGAGCTGGCGCCCGACGCCGTCGTCGTCAGCCCGTTCCTGCGCGCGGCGCAGACCGCGTTCGCCCACCTGGGTCCGAGCGGGAGCGTCGGCACCGTCGACGTGCGGATGTCGGAGCACTTCGTCTTCCGACCGCTGGCCGACTTCGCCGGGCTCGACCTCGAGGACTACCGCGCCCGGTTCGGCGACCGGCTGCTGGTCGGGTCGGACCTCGCCACCGCCGCGCGGTTCCCCCGGTTCCCGGAGGACGAGGCCTCCCTCGCGGCGCGAGCGACGTCGCTGGTGACGGAGTGGCTCGCGCGGGACGACTGGCGCCGGCTCGCGCTGTACGGCCACTGGGCGACGGTCGTCGCCACCGCGCGCGTGCTCGATCCCGGCCTCGACTTCGAGCCGGGCCACTGCTCGATCACGCGCGTCGTCGAGGATGCGCCGGGCAGGTGGCGGGTCGTCCAGCTCGCCGGCCGGGAGCACCTGGCCGGGCTCTAGCCACCCGCGCACGACGAGCGGGCTCAGGCCGCCCGGGTGTAGGAGGAGCGCTCGACGTGGGCGCCCTCGTCGACGTGCGCGTCGGCCGGGACGACGACGCCGGGCTCGATCACCGCGCCGGCGCCGATCTTGACGCGCGAGCCGATCCGCGCGCCGTCGCCGACGCGGACGCCGGGGCCGACGTGCACCGACCCGTTGACGACGACGCCGCGCTCGAGCACCGAGCCGGCCTCGAGCCACGACCCGCGGCCGAGCCGCGATCCGGGCGCCATGACGGCTCCGGCCTCGACGAAGGCACCCGTGAGCACGACGGCGTCCTCGGGGACGGTCGCCTTGGGCGAGACGAACCCGCCACCGTTGAGGTGCTCGACGTAACGCAGGGTCTCGCCGTTGTCGTTCTCGAACTCGAGCCGGGAGCGGCGCTTCTGGGGCATGGCGTCACCTTTCTCCGCGCATGGCTGCGCCCACGGGTGGGCGTCGTTGGGGATCCAACCGGTACAACGCGCGAGGCCCTCGTCGTGTTCCCTCGCCCCGCCTCACCCCTCCCGACGCCACCCGCGGCCACCCGCGCGGCCCCCTGCGACCGCCCGGCGACCCCCGGCGGCTCAGCCCAGCGACACCTCCGCGCACCCGCCGGCCGCGTCGACCGCCCGCCCGTCCCCGCCCGGCAGCGCGAGCCGCCACGCGACGTCGTCCGGCCCCGTCGCGACCAGCCGGGAGCCCTCGCGGCGCACCGTGAAGTCACGTCCGTCGCCGAGCGCCCCGCCGAGCCTCGGCACGTGGACGTCGACGGACTGCCCGTCGGCGAGCTCGTAGGCGGTGAGCGTCACCCCGTCGACCCACTCGTAGTCGGGTCGGTCGGCCCGCGCGCCGAGCGGCAGCACCGTGCCGGGGCGCACGTACACCGGCAGCGTCCCGACGTCGTGCCGCTCGCGTCGCCAGCGCCCGCCGTCGGCCACCTCGCCCGTGAGCAGCGACGTCCAGCGTCCCTCGGGCAGGTAGACGTCGACGGACCCGTCGGGGTCGAACACGGGCGCCACCAGCACGGACGGCCCCAGGAGGAACTGCAGCTCCGCGGTGTAGCAGGACCGGTCGTCCGGGAACTCCAGCAGCGTGTGGCGCAGCACGGGAACCCCGGCCGCGTGGGCCTCGTCGCCGGCCAGCGCGAGGTAGGGCATGAGCCGGTGCTTGAGGTGGGTGTAGCGGCGGGTCAGCTCGACGGCCTCCTCGTCGAACGCCCACGGCACGCGGACCGAGTCCGACCCGTGCAGCCGCGAGTGCGACGACAGCAGCCCGAACGGCAGCCACCGCTTGAAGACCAGCGGGTCCGGCGTGCCCTCGAACCCGCCGATGTCGTGGCTCCAGAACCCGAACCCCGACAGCCCGAGCGACAGCCCGCCGCGCAGCGTCTCGGCCATCGACGCGAGTGAGGAGTCGTTGTCGCCGCCCCAGTGCACCGGGAACTGCTGCCCGCCGGCCGTCGCCGAGCGCGCGAACAGCACCGCCTCGCCCTCGCCCCGCGCCTCGACGAGGGCGTCCCACACCGTCCGGTTGTACAGGTGCGTGTAGTAGTTGTGCATCCGCTCGGGGTCGCCGCCGTCGTGGTAGACGACGCCCTCGCTGGGGATCCGCTCGCCGAAGTCCGTCTTGAAGCAGTCGACGCCCTGGTCCAGCAGCTCGCGCAGGTACCCGGCGTACCAGGCCCCGGCCTCCGGGTTCGTGAAGTCGACCAGCGCCATCCCGGCCTGCCACAGGTCCGTCTGCCAGATCGACCCGTCGGCGTTGCGGACGAGGTACCCGCGCTCCCTGCCCTCGGCGAACAGGCGGGAGCGCTGCGCGATGTAGGGGTTGATCCACACGCAGATGCGCAGCCCCTTCGCCTTCATCCGGCGCAGCATCCCGGCCGGGTCGGGGAAGGTCGCCGGATCCCAGACGAAGTCCGTCCAGTGAAACTCCCGCATCCAGAAGCAGTCGAAGTGGAAGACGGACAGCGGGATCTCGCGCTCGGCCATGCCGTCGACGAAGGACGTCACCGTCTCCTCGTCGTAGGACGTGGTGAACGACGTCGTCAGCCACAGCCCGTAGGACCACGCCGGCACCCGAGCCGGTCGCCCCGACAGCGCGGTGTACCGGGCGAGCACGTCCTTCGGCGTCGGGCCGTCGATCACGAGGTACTCGAGCACCTGGCCCGGGACGGAGAACTGCGTGCGCTCGACGGCCTCCGACCCGATCTCGTACGAGACCTTCCCCGGGTGGTCGACCAGCACGCCGTAGCCGCGGCTGGACAGGAGGAACGGCACGTTCTTGTAGGCCTGCTCGGACATCGTGCCGCCGTCGAGGTTCCAGATGTCGACGCTCTGGCCGTTCTTCACGACGGGCCCGAACCGCTCGCCGAGGCCGTAGATCAGCTCACCCGGCGCCAGCGTGAGCTGCTCGTGCATGTAGTGCGCGCCGTCGTCGCGCGCGATCGCGGCAGCCGACCGCGTCGTCGACGACGTGAGCAGCCGGTCGACGGAGCCGTCGCCTGCGCCGGTCCCCCCGACACCGGCGTCCTCCGCGCCGGCCCGCGAGCGGTACTCGACGTGCCAGCCCGGCCCGCGCCGGACGACGACGCGCAGCTCGCCCGTCGTGAGCTCGCCCCCCGCCTCGTCCGCCCGGACGGTCGGCGCGAACCCCGGCTCGCCGGCGAGCTCGAACCGCGGGAGCTGCTCCGGCCCCCCGTCGAAGTGCACGATCCGCGTCCGCACCACCCCCGGCGCCGGCGAGGAGAACGTCACGGTGAGCAGCGGGCGGTTGAGGGTGTCGCGACGGGCCCGGATGACCTGGGTGCTCGCGTAGACGGTGAGGGTACCGGCGTCGGGGTCGGCGACGACGTCGCGGACCTCGGCCGCGCGCAGGATCGTCATGCCCTCGGGCGTGAGCCAGTAGCCGTCGGAGAACTTCATGGGGTGCGTCCTTGATCTCGGGGGTGGCGATCGGGGGGTGGTCGATCGTGGGGGTGCCGGGGCCCCGCCCGGTCAGCTGGGCGGGGCCCCGGACGACTGCTACTTCACGGCGCCGGCCGTGACGCCGCGGGTGAGCGTGCGCTGGAAGATGAGGAAGAAGACGAGCGTCGGCAGGAGCGAGAGCAGGGCGCCGGCGTTGAGCGTCGGGACGTCGAGCATCCGGTCGCCCTGGAGCGAGGCGAGTGCGATCGGCACCGTCTGGCTGTCCGGCGTCGTGAGCATGACGAGCGGGATGAAGAACTCGTTCCACGTCCAGATGAAGAAGAAGATGAGCAGCACCGAGAGCGTCGGTCGGACGATCGGGTAGACCACCTGCCACAGGATGCGCCAGGTCGTGGCGCCGTCGAGCGCCGCCGCCTCGAGCAGGGCCTTCGGGAACGTGCCGAGCACCGAGGCGAGCAGGTAGGTGCCGAACGCGCACTGGATGACGGCGAAGATGATGACGATCGCCCAGCCGGAGTTGTTGAGGCCGACCTGCTGCGCCATCGTGTAGAGCGGGTAGAGCAGCACCTCCTGCGGGAGCATGTTCGCCAGCAGGAACACGAGCACGATCCACATCCGGCCGCGGATCCGGCCGACGCCGATGGCGAACGCCGTCAGCAGCGAGAGCAGGACGCCGAACAGGGCCGCGAGGGCCGACGTCCAGATCGAGTTCCACAGCTTGACCGGGAAGTTCGTCGCGTTCCAGAACTTCACCAGGCCCTCGGTGTAGAGCTCGGTCGGGAGCTGGAGCGGCCCGCCCGAGGAGTAGCTCGCCGGGCTCTTGAACGCGTTCATCACCATGAGGAGGAACGGCGCGATCATCCCGATCGCGAACACGATGCACAGGGCGAGGATCACCCAGCGCCATGCGCCGCGGTGGTGACGGTCCCGCGTCCTGCCGACGACGCGGGGGGTGTCGGGACGGGCGGCGGCGCCCGTGGCGCCGGTGGTTGCGGTGGTCATCAGCGACCCTCCTCCTCGCGGCGCTCGGCCCTGGCCTGGAGCGACTGGATGACGACGGCGACGACGATGATGACGAAGGTCAGCACCGTGGCGACGGCGGCGCCGTAGCCGATCTTGGACTTGTCGAAGAAGTTGAGGAACGTGTAGTAGCTCGGGACCAGCGTCGAGCCCTCGGGTCCGCCCCGCGTGAGGACGTAGATCGGGGCGAACACCTTGAGCGCCGCGATGGTGCACGTCAGGGTGATGACGAAGGTCTCCGGGCGGATCTGCGGGATGGTGATGGCCCGGAAGCGGCGGTACCAGCCGGCGCCGTCGATCTCGGCCGCCTCGTACAACTCGGGGTCGACGCGCTGGAGCGCCGACATGAAGATGACGGTCGGGTACCCGATCTGGATCCAGACGAGCACGATCATGACGGCGGGCAGGGCGAGGCCCGGCACCCCCAGCCAGTTGGGCGGGTCGGTCACGCCGAGGGAGCGCAGGATCTCGTTGAGCGCTCCCGTCTCGGCGTTGAAGATCCAGTTCCACACGATCCCGGCGACCGCGATCGGGAGGATCTGGGGCAGGTAGTACACGGCGCGCAGGAACGACGCGGTCCGCGTCCCGATGTTCTTCCCGACGACGTCGAAGAGGACGGCGGCGAGGACGATCCCGATGAGGGTCGGGACGATGACCATCGCGACGATCATCCACAGAGAGTTCTGGAACGAGCGCCAGAAGGCGTCGTCCGACATGAGGTCGACGTAGTTGTCGAACCCGATCCACCGCATGGGGGCGAGGCCGCCCTTCCACTTGTGGAGCGAGTACCAGAGGTTCATCGCGAACGGGACGATGATCACCACGGTGAGGGCGATCCCTCCGGGCAGGAGGTAGAGCCAGTAGACCCGGGTGCTGGGTCGGCGGCCGGGCGTCGGTGCCCGGCCGCGCGAGGGCGCGGGGGCGGCGGTGGGGTCGATGATCGACGGGGCGGCGTTGCTCATCCGGTCATGTCCTTCCTCGGGCTCGGGCGCGGCCCGCGTCGCCGGTCGGGCGAGCGGGCCGCGTCACGCGGCTCACTCGCCGGTGATGTCCGCGCGACCCTCCTGGTAGAAGGTGCCGAGCGTGTCGAGCGCCTGGTCGGGCGTCTTGGACCCGTTGAGCAGGGACTGGCCGAAGCTGACGACCTGGTCGTAGAACCCGGCGACGGGCCAGTCCGGGTAGAACGCGAGACCGTCGTCGGCGACGATCGCGTCCCAGTTCTGGGTGAGCACCTTGACGTTCTCGTCGGTGATGACGCTCGCGTCACCCGCGACGGGCAGTCCGCCGAGCTCGGCGAGCTTGTTCTGCGCGCCCTGCGCGAGGGCCGTGTCGATGAAGGACGCGGCGCAGTCCTTCTCCTTGGCGTTCGTCGGGATGACGAGGAGGTTGCCCGAGGACCCCGCGTTGAGCGAGTTCTCCGGGAAGATCATCTGTCCCAGCGTGAAGTCGGAGATCTCGGCGTTGAGCCGGCCGAACCACCAGGACCCGGAGACCATGACCGGGTACTTGCCCGCGATGAAGGCGACGCCCATGTCCTCGGCGGTGAGGCCGCTGGCGTTGGGGTTGATGTAGCCCTTGTCGATCCACCCCTGGAGCGTGTCCGTCCCCTCCTTGAGGGGGCCGGAGGTGAAGTCGACGTCACCGTCGAAGAGCTGGAACGCGTCGACGAAGTCGCGGTCGGCGTGGTGGAGCACGAGCTGGTACCAGAGCTGGCCCATCGGGTACTCGGCGCCCGCCTCGGCCAGCGGGGTGATGC includes:
- a CDS encoding DUF4037 domain-containing protein, with the translated sequence MDVAAFLARLDAILGAQEGPERAASFLDDALATARAESDRGGELTVLNELLGFLRVTGRHGETAGVADRALELLDELGAAGSEAGVTTRINAATALRAAGDPVRARELYGLALADAERTLPPLDRRLAALHNNLALLFSDLGDHDRAREELTEALAILRGGSTDRDRDTEIASTLVNLALARFASASGEAGEDALARAELAEALEVFDRVGAVDPHLASALAALGQAEARAGRTREAAAAYARALAIVEVCFGRDSDAYRVTAQNLAAVGGDAEALPSPASTPSPVSTPSPVSTPSGAPSSMSGLDLSRAYWEAYGPDLLARFPDQAPRIAVGLVGHGSECYGFDDGLSRDHDFGPELCLWLTAEDHDAIGADLQAAYDALPREFLGFTRPSDDERTPRSRGANRRRGVFEIGAFFESITGYREAPPAERPHEWLMLPEATLAAATNGAVFRDQLGVLSATRQGFKQMPDDVRLALVSRRLGMIAQAGQYNVPRMIERGDGGAAWLAIAETASAAASLVFLVNHPARVGYLPYYKWQMAALRRLSGRLIARLPGVVDTLEDILRLASAACFPTSSAFPTPGALAEPAAAGELVAGLIEDLAAQVVADFRARRWTTSDETFLEWQRPHVEAAITTEWLRSL
- a CDS encoding DUF4125 family protein, which gives rise to MVGRETVDLAERVVAHEFAQFQLTRNDGGRAACQDDWPTFHQMRLAQFLTWTPGMLRSYEADLDHADAVGRNLVTEKYARMMASTEPERYRVELAPHLPELDPGLLPTIESVVARQVAWAREFRAAYPRLGRAMRLLTSSEDRIDDTSFETYLRGELLTYSPRTLALYADLVADLAARGENLTTRTLHWTVLLSGYEDLDEAEAAQE
- a CDS encoding phosphoribosyltransferase, which produces MERFPTSEDYPDREVLTWAGFGHAVRDLARMVAASHWEPEITVAIARGGLVPAGALAYALDAKAMGTMNVEFYTGVGATLDEPQVLAPALDVDELAGKRVLVVDDVADSGRTLLLVLQLIAERGADVRSAVIYTKPTSIVVPDYTWKNTEAWIMFPWSSLPPVTGAASTDA
- a CDS encoding carboxylesterase/lipase family protein; the encoded protein is MRRRGARAEQPDDAGRAGAADPGRHDAPGHPTPPEEDADLLVTTESGVLRGVRLSPPERVPGGVLAWRGIPYAAPVEGALRWLGPRPPVPWEGVRDASRFGPACVQPPGRGIAEEDQSWDCLTLNVARRAETAEGLKPVVVFLHGGSNSGGSASYPLYGGMPFLASDDIVYVTGNYRLGPFGFLDLTELSTPERPIERNLGLRDQLAILRWVQRNIAAFGGDPSRVTLAGQSAGALGVVSLLAMPAAAGLFQAAVAQSPPAACVSSPEAARRRGRWVVEALLAGAGGTDDGGDDAADGGELPDGPGPRIVETVAAGDPGDDAIDVVELLLTIPARRLLEVADAALAREQEEWPGVLSYCSVVADGPGEVLPERPLDVLASGRGHAVPLLVGTTDNEGLVFTKVEKRPPEEMVEALLRATDNAPEPLLDAYPGFPSRRAAAQVIGDFLFWAPTLAVAEGHARIAPTWMYRYDFATPFISAIGLGPTHGTDLMATFGRRNSTLGRRANLLGGGRRLDVVGGAMQSTWLDLAVRGRERWPRFVVDGGEGEPARATLVLSDRARVELDPHASRRRAWRGFRYYD
- a CDS encoding aminoglycoside phosphotransferase family protein, giving the protein MPPPVQFARRVALRHGVRGAHAEEITGLGSENHVVVVGEDAERVVVRFARDRSKPAVFASEAWCARRSATAGVPTAEILATGTLDGIDYGVQELVPGRPAATGPAAWETLGAYAAAIHRIVPDGDAPDALFTRFGRDPAAAWHSHLAYNLDRLTDDDDVLLRLGAYSVAERAEIRDRAAALRDVPFSFGLSHGDLSVRNLLVRTDGPPVLLDWGCASFGPALYLDLLALERERDTTGHPSAEEMDAFVAGAEADRSVIATVLPAFRLVQRHDLVRWALERRPDRLDESVSGLRAALAME
- a CDS encoding histidine phosphatase family protein, which codes for MQREIVMVRHGEAYNTAEPDGLREVRDHANPPLTPLGEAQAAAAARPVAELAPDAVVVSPFLRAAQTAFAHLGPSGSVGTVDVRMSEHFVFRPLADFAGLDLEDYRARFGDRLLVGSDLATAARFPRFPEDEASLAARATSLVTEWLARDDWRRLALYGHWATVVATARVLDPGLDFEPGHCSITRVVEDAPGRWRVVQLAGREHLAGL
- a CDS encoding transferase gives rise to the protein MPQKRRSRLEFENDNGETLRYVEHLNGGGFVSPKATVPEDAVVLTGAFVEAGAVMAPGSRLGRGSWLEAGSVLERGVVVNGSVHVGPGVRVGDGARIGSRVKIGAGAVIEPGVVVPADAHVDEGAHVERSSYTRAA
- the yicI gene encoding alpha-xylosidase; its protein translation is MKFSDGYWLTPEGMTILRAAEVRDVVADPDAGTLTVYASTQVIRARRDTLNRPLLTVTFSSPAPGVVRTRIVHFDGGPEQLPRFELAGEPGFAPTVRADEAGGELTTGELRVVVRRGPGWHVEYRSRAGAEDAGVGGTGAGDGSVDRLLTSSTTRSAAAIARDDGAHYMHEQLTLAPGELIYGLGERFGPVVKNGQSVDIWNLDGGTMSEQAYKNVPFLLSSRGYGVLVDHPGKVSYEIGSEAVERTQFSVPGQVLEYLVIDGPTPKDVLARYTALSGRPARVPAWSYGLWLTTSFTTSYDEETVTSFVDGMAEREIPLSVFHFDCFWMREFHWTDFVWDPATFPDPAGMLRRMKAKGLRICVWINPYIAQRSRLFAEGRERGYLVRNADGSIWQTDLWQAGMALVDFTNPEAGAWYAGYLRELLDQGVDCFKTDFGERIPSEGVVYHDGGDPERMHNYYTHLYNRTVWDALVEARGEGEAVLFARSATAGGQQFPVHWGGDNDSSLASMAETLRGGLSLGLSGFGFWSHDIGGFEGTPDPLVFKRWLPFGLLSSHSRLHGSDSVRVPWAFDEEAVELTRRYTHLKHRLMPYLALAGDEAHAAGVPVLRHTLLEFPDDRSCYTAELQFLLGPSVLVAPVFDPDGSVDVYLPEGRWTSLLTGEVADGGRWRRERHDVGTLPVYVRPGTVLPLGARADRPDYEWVDGVTLTAYELADGQSVDVHVPRLGGALGDGRDFTVRREGSRLVATGPDDVAWRLALPGGDGRAVDAAGGCAEVSLG